The stretch of DNA ACTGGTTCAAAAATGGATGAAGTTATTTTTGAAGAGTTCAAAGGTACTGGTAACTCAGAAGTTGTATTATCTAGAAATGCGGCAAATAGAAGAGTTTACCCAGCTCTTGATATTATTAAATCTGGAACTAGAAAAGAAGAGCTACTTCTTACTCCTGAGATTTTACAAAAAACTTGGATTTTAAGAAATGCAATTGGTTCTATGGATGAAGTAGAAGCACTTAAATTCTTATATTCAAAAATGCAAAAAACTAAAAACAATGAAGAGTTTTTCGCAGGAATGAACGAGTAAAAATTGTAGTCCCAAGAGGGGCTACTTTTTTTTGTCTATAATCTTAAGTATAATAATCAAGATTAAAATACTTGGTATTCTTAAAGTAAAATCAAAATTACAAATAAGTTACCTCTTTAATACTTGTTTTATGCTTTTTTGTATAATATTCGGCCACAAATAAGGACTTATTATGATAACTATTAAAAATCTGAATAAATTTTATGGTAGTACTAAAGTTTTAAATGATATATCAATTGACATTAAAGAGGGTGAAATTTTTGCTATTGTTGGCCACAGTGGTGCAGGAAAATCTACACTTTTAAGATGTATAAATGGACTTGAAGATTATAGTGATGGTTCATTAAGAGTAAATGATAAAGAGATTAAAACACTTGATAAAAACAGTTTAAGAGAGTTTAGAAAAAATATTGGAATGATTTTTCAACATTTTTCATTAATTCAAAGAAAAACTGTATATGAAAATGTTGCACTTCCAATGCAACTTTGGGGATATAGCAAGGCTGAAATTGATAAAAAAGTAAATGATTTATTAGCTCTTGTTGGTTTAGAAAACAAACTAAACTCATATCCTAGTCAATTAAGTGGTGGACAAAAACAGCGTGTTGCTATTGCTAGAGCATTGACTTTAGACCCAGAAGTTTTATTATCAGATGAAGCAACATCTGCCCTTGACCCAAATACAACTACTTCTATTTTAAATCTTTTAAAAGAGATTAATGAGAAGCTTAATATTACTATTGTAATTGTTACTCATGAAATGGAAGTTGTAAAACAAATAGCTCAAAAAGCATTACTTTTAGAGCATGGAAATATTATTGGTTTTGATGATACGGAAGAACTATTTTTAAAACCAGATGAAAAGATGAAACACTTCTTAGGTGAGAGTGAAGTAGTTCCTGCTCAGGGTGTAAATATTAAACTATATTTTCCAAAGGATAATGCTTACCAATCTTTTATTACAAAGATGGCAAGAGAGTTAGATATGGACTTTAATATTGTATGG from Arcobacter sp. F155 encodes:
- a CDS encoding methionine ABC transporter ATP-binding protein, encoding MITIKNLNKFYGSTKVLNDISIDIKEGEIFAIVGHSGAGKSTLLRCINGLEDYSDGSLRVNDKEIKTLDKNSLREFRKNIGMIFQHFSLIQRKTVYENVALPMQLWGYSKAEIDKKVNDLLALVGLENKLNSYPSQLSGGQKQRVAIARALTLDPEVLLSDEATSALDPNTTTSILNLLKEINEKLNITIVIVTHEMEVVKQIAQKALLLEHGNIIGFDDTEELFLKPDEKMKHFLGESEVVPAQGVNIKLYFPKDNAYQSFITKMARELDMDFNIVWGKLEEINTHIVGNMVINIEEVNQQKVIDYIKEHDIVWEVL